A single Crateriforma conspicua DNA region contains:
- a CDS encoding efflux RND transporter periplasmic adaptor subunit, with product MKPDNSNRTSLYRRRRPSSVQWVASVGMIMSAAMIGDSGRAAAQTRSAPPSVPLVFDGFTEPAQDVLVSGVDLGRLTAIHVRMGDRVSKGDLLAQLDDQLQESALRISQAQADITGEIRMAVAEQRLQQLKTESLRKLAADGMARPEELQRAEADLEAAKARVEIAQEQQRLRRLQVQRDQIELNRRKVLAPCDGRIARVMHAAGEYLTPADAVIFRLIATDTLVAVFNVPVEHIHHVQMGQTVSVFLRSQGKTVDGTVDRISPAIDGESGTVQVKVLLDNRDETFLAGDRCTLQLTPQRTARTTTGARNSVTRVSRIHWQPVAPEAVAQ from the coding sequence ATGAAACCCGACAATTCGAACCGCACCAGCCTGTACCGTCGCCGGCGACCGTCATCCGTTCAATGGGTGGCGAGTGTTGGAATGATCATGTCCGCGGCGATGATCGGCGATTCGGGACGCGCCGCGGCACAGACCCGTTCCGCACCGCCCAGCGTTCCCCTGGTTTTCGATGGCTTCACCGAACCGGCCCAAGACGTCTTGGTGTCCGGTGTCGATCTGGGGCGTCTGACCGCGATACACGTTCGCATGGGCGACCGAGTCAGCAAAGGTGACTTGCTGGCCCAATTGGACGATCAACTGCAGGAATCGGCGCTGCGAATCAGCCAAGCCCAGGCCGACATAACGGGCGAGATTCGAATGGCGGTTGCCGAACAAAGGCTGCAACAACTGAAGACCGAATCGCTGCGAAAACTGGCGGCCGACGGGATGGCGCGACCGGAGGAACTGCAGCGTGCGGAGGCGGATTTGGAAGCCGCCAAAGCACGCGTGGAGATCGCTCAAGAACAACAACGTCTGCGACGCTTGCAGGTCCAGCGTGACCAGATCGAATTGAACCGACGAAAGGTGCTGGCACCCTGTGACGGCCGAATCGCTCGGGTGATGCATGCGGCCGGCGAATACCTGACGCCCGCCGACGCGGTGATCTTTCGATTGATCGCCACCGACACACTGGTTGCCGTCTTCAACGTTCCCGTCGAACACATCCACCACGTTCAAATGGGCCAGACGGTCAGCGTTTTTCTGCGCAGCCAAGGGAAAACGGTGGACGGAACCGTCGATCGCATCAGCCCCGCCATCGACGGCGAAAGTGGTACCGTCCAGGTGAAGGTTTTGCTTGACAATCGCGACGAAACTTTCTTGGCCGGTGATCGCTGTACGCTTCAGTTGACGCCCCAGCGGACCGCCCGCACGACGACAGGGGCACGCAATTCGGTGACCCGAGTGTCACGAATTCATTGGCAACCCGTTGCACCGGAGGCCGTAGCCCAATGA
- a CDS encoding site-2 protease family protein — protein MMEGFVPHLDSEVRLSPRTIGGQSGAIAHHQGLEKFFRFGCEEALLIGMIDGRRSVEDLLLGMQRAGVDWSGDDVVGFLSMLIRERLLLPPVQEFDQEKAEQLGRKTDPLRWWMTPLSSVVSLRIPLMDFDRPALRLSRHFGFLFQPVAVAVWAVLVISAMVMMALRRDELAGELSRLFDRQMWIPMLGIWLLCKMLHEAGHAVAAKRQGVRIGKTGVMFFLMAPLAYVDVTASWMLPRRMSRMAIALAGVYVELAVASVAAWCWWCLPDGLVRHIAAQVFVVAGPATLLVNANPLLRLDGYYVLSDLVDIPNLRSHGRRQLAGWLEYVLLAVPRESSLLSGWRVPFATGHAMASVVFQFVWMAGLVFAVSYWAKGLGILVAMVAVLLWAAIPLGNWMLRHVRDGDWRRRYRLGLSVVLIVPFGQWLWNQRSPITRRVPVVVRYHDEQIARAPSDAFVVGVFVEGGQRVKSGSLLMRLQNDELQVRHDQTADRLDLAMRREVQLRRQGKLADAEIEKRQAENLKHQLEDLRRRLDELQVTAQRDGMVTTSNPIDLLGEFVTEGTELVRVSDAHEKELLASIGESDAPAYRRAVQSAQPVRVRLRGGVGITALPVSLRPRADVQLPHPALSAAIGGPLPVQPDPESGENRLIAPRFTATSPIEPVAAASVRAGQQGTMVISDDRTIGQRIWERLDPQSMR, from the coding sequence ATGATGGAAGGATTCGTACCGCACCTGGATTCCGAGGTGCGTTTGTCACCACGAACGATCGGCGGACAATCCGGCGCGATCGCGCATCACCAAGGGCTTGAAAAGTTCTTTCGGTTCGGATGCGAAGAAGCTTTGTTGATCGGCATGATCGACGGACGACGCAGCGTTGAAGACTTACTGTTGGGCATGCAGCGTGCCGGCGTCGATTGGTCGGGGGATGATGTGGTCGGCTTTCTGTCGATGCTGATTCGCGAGCGATTGCTGTTGCCTCCGGTGCAAGAGTTTGATCAAGAGAAGGCCGAGCAGCTTGGCCGAAAGACCGATCCGTTGCGTTGGTGGATGACGCCGTTGTCGTCGGTGGTCAGTTTACGAATCCCCTTGATGGATTTCGATCGCCCCGCGTTGCGATTGAGTCGGCATTTCGGGTTTCTGTTTCAACCCGTTGCCGTCGCGGTCTGGGCCGTTTTGGTGATCAGCGCGATGGTCATGATGGCGTTGCGCCGCGATGAACTGGCGGGCGAACTATCGCGGTTGTTCGACCGCCAGATGTGGATTCCCATGCTGGGCATTTGGTTGTTGTGCAAGATGCTTCACGAGGCGGGACACGCGGTTGCCGCCAAACGCCAAGGGGTTCGCATTGGCAAAACCGGGGTGATGTTCTTTTTGATGGCACCGCTGGCCTACGTTGATGTGACCGCGTCATGGATGCTGCCTCGGCGGATGTCACGGATGGCCATCGCACTGGCGGGTGTGTACGTGGAATTGGCCGTTGCATCGGTGGCGGCATGGTGTTGGTGGTGCTTGCCCGACGGACTGGTTCGACACATCGCGGCACAAGTGTTTGTGGTGGCCGGTCCGGCAACGTTGCTGGTCAACGCCAACCCGTTGTTGCGACTGGACGGCTACTACGTCTTGTCGGATTTGGTGGACATCCCCAACCTGCGGTCGCACGGGCGTCGGCAATTGGCCGGATGGCTGGAGTATGTGCTGTTGGCGGTTCCGCGTGAATCGTCGCTGTTGTCCGGTTGGCGAGTTCCGTTTGCCACCGGCCACGCGATGGCGTCGGTCGTGTTCCAATTCGTTTGGATGGCGGGATTGGTTTTCGCCGTTTCCTATTGGGCCAAAGGCTTGGGGATCTTGGTCGCAATGGTCGCGGTCTTGCTTTGGGCGGCGATACCGCTGGGCAATTGGATGCTGCGTCATGTGCGTGACGGGGATTGGCGACGTCGTTACCGCTTGGGGCTTTCGGTCGTCTTGATCGTGCCGTTCGGCCAGTGGCTGTGGAACCAACGTTCCCCGATCACCCGTCGTGTTCCAGTCGTGGTTCGATACCACGACGAACAGATCGCACGCGCACCGTCCGATGCGTTTGTGGTCGGCGTTTTTGTCGAAGGCGGGCAACGCGTCAAAAGCGGCAGTCTGTTGATGCGGCTGCAGAACGACGAACTGCAGGTGCGGCACGACCAAACCGCCGATCGTTTGGACTTGGCAATGCGGCGGGAGGTCCAACTGCGCCGGCAAGGAAAGTTGGCTGATGCAGAAATTGAAAAACGCCAAGCCGAAAACCTGAAGCATCAGCTGGAGGATCTGCGTCGGCGTTTGGATGAATTGCAAGTGACCGCCCAGCGTGATGGCATGGTCACGACGTCAAATCCGATCGACTTGTTGGGCGAATTCGTGACCGAGGGCACGGAGTTGGTGCGTGTTTCCGACGCCCATGAAAAAGAACTTTTGGCTTCGATCGGCGAATCCGATGCCCCGGCGTATCGTCGAGCGGTACAGTCGGCTCAACCGGTTCGCGTTCGATTGCGGGGTGGCGTCGGCATCACGGCGTTGCCGGTTTCGCTGCGTCCGCGAGCCGACGTGCAATTGCCCCATCCGGCTCTTTCGGCGGCGATCGGCGGTCCGTTGCCAGTACAGCCGGATCCCGAGTCGGGTGAAAACCGTTTGATCGCTCCACGGTTCACGGCGACCAGCCCGATCGAACCGGTGGCGGCCGCATCGGTTCGTGCCGGGCAACAGGGCACGATGGTGATCAGTGATGACCGGACGATCGGCCAACGCATCTGGGAACGCTTGGATCCGCAATCAATGCGATAG
- a CDS encoding ABC transporter ATP-binding protein → MVVCQGLCKRYGAFDALRACDLTVTAGEVFGLLGPNGAGKTTLIRLMLGYIHPTAGTCRVAGIDVVDDSVAVRRNVSYLPGDARLPRHMRGKGVLEFFAAMHPDGDLQRSLDVAQRLDLNLRTHVAFMSTGMRQKLALAVVLGPRTPLLVLDEPTANLDPTVRAEVLQMVREARADGRTVMLSSHVLSEIEETCGEVAILRRGVLAHRLTMSELFQQHRITGDLDRPVADRLVDPNSDAIPMQFADRLVCSLADDAAGVSGASGSNSSTTVRLDTSGDLASFLGWLDDLGIRRMRVEPLGLRAVYDAVHFGQTIPVGVSTAPHGAMHAAGTSRPSEETVS, encoded by the coding sequence ATGGTCGTGTGCCAGGGGTTGTGCAAACGCTACGGCGCTTTTGATGCTTTGCGTGCTTGCGATTTAACCGTCACCGCAGGCGAAGTTTTTGGATTGTTGGGACCCAACGGTGCCGGTAAGACGACGTTGATTCGGTTGATGCTGGGATACATCCACCCGACGGCCGGAACGTGCCGGGTTGCCGGGATCGATGTCGTCGACGACAGCGTTGCGGTACGCCGGAACGTGTCTTACCTGCCGGGCGACGCCCGATTGCCGCGACATATGCGAGGCAAAGGTGTCCTGGAATTCTTTGCGGCAATGCACCCCGATGGCGATTTGCAACGTAGCCTAGACGTGGCACAGCGACTGGACCTGAACCTTCGCACCCATGTCGCGTTCATGTCGACCGGCATGCGGCAGAAACTGGCTTTGGCCGTGGTCCTCGGCCCGCGGACGCCGTTGCTGGTTTTGGACGAACCGACCGCCAACTTGGACCCGACCGTTCGCGCCGAAGTGCTGCAGATGGTTCGCGAGGCGCGGGCCGATGGTCGGACAGTGATGCTGTCATCGCATGTGCTAAGCGAGATCGAAGAAACGTGCGGCGAAGTCGCGATTTTGCGTCGTGGTGTTTTGGCTCACCGTTTGACGATGAGCGAACTTTTTCAGCAGCACCGAATCACCGGAGACCTGGATCGACCGGTGGCCGACCGTTTGGTCGATCCGAATTCTGACGCAATACCAATGCAGTTTGCCGATCGCTTGGTGTGCAGCCTGGCCGACGATGCGGCGGGAGTCTCCGGTGCAAGTGGAAGTAACAGCTCGACCACGGTTCGTTTGGATACCTCCGGCGATCTGGCGTCCTTCTTGGGATGGCTGGATGATCTCGGGATTCGACGCATGCGAGTCGAGCCATTGGGGCTGCGTGCGGTCTATGACGCGGTCCATTTCGGCCAAACCATTCCCGTTGGTGTTTCCACGGCACCGCATGGCGCGATGCATGCGGCCGGCACGTCGCGACCGTCGGAGGAAACGGTGTCATGA
- a CDS encoding TolC family protein, whose protein sequence is MHLTDWRNGIRVVFVLMGTLPAFCAAPISVAQTPDVLASAPPAERMIVPAAEPSTAFMAADSDTLAWWREASQNPTLHKQRFVAFDLPTVLIDTLANSPMIQTVQESASIKLEQIIQQDAAFDSRYVLDAGYDQTNDPVGNALVTGGPPRLRERSWAFNGGVRRTARSGTQIDLTQELGLLDSNSQFFEPADQGNARLSLSLTQPLMAGRGRVFNERLLVQAKLDSRIAWQQMQRDVSDRITEVISAYLLLYQRRCHLIQQDELIRRGQDIERVLRGRSDFDVSRLELTKLRQRVSSRNDERLQLDAGVQRQQATLRNLIGSDELNVAPLSLELIPDAPPSTAHRPITLAEAMRVGMESRPEIRMAMEDIQSAALGIQVTRNQLMPRLDAVVNGYLAGLSGDYGVARSFGEQFYESGPGIMAGLEYELPRGNRLARSRHREAMHRYRQKSARLQEVIQDVRLEIETALIRWETAEKLRQTKRITLAAAREEEEMLTRRFAIVGADGSHAGLVLESLLESQQRRTMAERMLVSAEAEYHIAWVEMQRAMGILLKREGITAVRDACNDVRFDYTQTIDASSLDLDTATTDDEPAVIPLPLDRLESMDEPVPAEPDMRSDVFAPGSTGDSTGGYSDAVPVQVGDAQFQPIETTTAPQSGSVRSYLLMEAATADVKEGKR, encoded by the coding sequence ATGCACCTAACAGATTGGCGAAACGGAATTCGCGTTGTCTTTGTCCTGATGGGGACATTGCCAGCGTTCTGTGCTGCGCCGATCTCGGTGGCACAAACGCCGGATGTTCTCGCATCCGCCCCCCCGGCCGAACGAATGATCGTCCCTGCGGCCGAACCGTCGACGGCATTCATGGCCGCCGACAGCGACACGCTGGCATGGTGGCGTGAGGCGTCCCAGAATCCGACCCTTCACAAGCAACGCTTTGTCGCGTTCGATTTGCCGACGGTTCTGATCGATACGTTGGCCAACAGCCCGATGATCCAAACGGTCCAGGAATCGGCCAGCATCAAGCTGGAACAAATCATCCAGCAAGACGCCGCGTTTGATTCCCGCTACGTTTTGGACGCCGGCTACGATCAAACCAACGATCCGGTCGGCAACGCTTTGGTGACTGGCGGGCCGCCACGATTGCGTGAACGTTCCTGGGCGTTCAACGGGGGCGTGCGACGCACCGCTCGCAGCGGTACCCAGATCGACTTGACGCAAGAACTGGGCCTGCTGGACAGCAACAGTCAGTTCTTTGAACCCGCCGATCAGGGCAATGCACGTCTAAGCCTCAGCCTGACTCAGCCCCTGATGGCGGGCCGCGGGCGTGTGTTCAATGAACGGCTGTTGGTGCAAGCCAAGTTGGACAGCCGCATCGCTTGGCAGCAAATGCAGCGTGATGTCAGCGATCGTATCACCGAAGTCATCTCCGCGTACTTGTTGTTGTACCAGCGACGTTGTCATCTGATTCAGCAAGATGAATTGATTCGACGCGGACAAGACATCGAACGCGTGTTGCGCGGTCGCAGCGACTTTGACGTCAGCCGGTTGGAATTGACCAAGCTGCGTCAACGCGTCTCCAGCCGCAACGATGAACGGCTGCAGTTGGATGCGGGCGTGCAACGACAACAGGCGACGCTGCGGAATCTGATCGGTTCGGATGAACTGAACGTCGCCCCGTTGTCGCTGGAACTGATTCCAGATGCCCCGCCATCGACGGCACACCGGCCGATCACTTTGGCCGAAGCGATGCGAGTCGGCATGGAATCGCGCCCGGAAATTCGCATGGCGATGGAAGACATCCAGTCGGCCGCGTTGGGCATCCAGGTGACTCGGAATCAGTTGATGCCGCGTTTGGATGCGGTCGTCAACGGATACTTGGCGGGCCTGAGTGGCGATTACGGCGTTGCCCGTTCCTTCGGCGAACAGTTCTACGAATCGGGCCCGGGCATCATGGCGGGATTGGAGTACGAATTGCCTCGCGGGAACCGGCTGGCTCGTTCGCGACACCGCGAAGCGATGCATCGGTATCGCCAAAAATCGGCGCGACTTCAAGAAGTGATCCAGGACGTGCGGCTGGAAATCGAAACGGCGTTGATCCGATGGGAAACTGCCGAAAAGCTTCGCCAAACCAAACGAATCACCTTGGCCGCGGCTCGCGAAGAAGAGGAAATGCTGACCCGGCGTTTCGCGATCGTCGGTGCGGACGGATCTCACGCCGGCTTGGTCTTGGAATCACTGTTGGAATCACAGCAGCGCCGCACGATGGCCGAACGCATGTTGGTGTCCGCCGAAGCGGAATACCACATCGCTTGGGTCGAAATGCAACGTGCGATGGGGATTTTGTTGAAACGCGAAGGTATCACGGCGGTGCGTGACGCATGCAATGACGTTCGGTTCGATTACACCCAAACGATCGATGCGTCATCGCTGGACCTGGATACGGCGACCACCGATGACGAACCCGCGGTCATTCCGTTGCCGCTGGATCGCCTGGAATCGATGGACGAACCGGTGCCCGCCGAACCCGACATGCGAAGCGATGTTTTCGCGCCCGGCAGCACCGGCGATTCGACCGGTGGCTATTCCGACGCCGTTCCCGTTCAAGTCGGTGACGCCCAATTCCAGCCCATTGAAACAACCACCGCACCGCAATCCGGATCGGTGCGATCGTACTTGCTGATGGAAGCGGCAACGGCCGACGTCAAGGAAGGAAAACGATGA
- a CDS encoding efflux RND transporter periplasmic adaptor subunit yields the protein MKDDHDLQQDIQQMLKSESVVATAGQSVRTALANADEGITQLAHMLGQMESPVETEPAKKPAAGLQTPLDCVVCIAGAKNRRESAERVVQRLASEYSGCHVRIAFGQRSMTKLYDHRLGWLSPSNRLRQSMEPLFQEGIEKEQNQSHGRTLRIDGVWVINLSEIGGKRHCFLWIQPQAGTKTEPASSSLVWMGRSSRALATALWRQPRVAMPSSASVLGRRPVLAGFLAMLVVSLLAFWPVAYPIRCTAVIKPQGQRMIASPFEATLLKSHVLPGDRVQAGQCLLELDGRPLQLELESIAAESQRAEKAENVALASGDIAAAQQAALEQRQLSRRRDLLQDRLSRLQICSPMDAVVISGDLSQYVGAPLKMGQSLLEIAPPGDMRVEVQIPEFEIGMVTPEADTHIRFPALGGKSYDDGLGQIYPAAEIRDDQNVFLAHVTIPNDSDDLRPGMKGLARISGPTRPRIWSYVRGIWEKSLWWMGY from the coding sequence ATGAAAGACGATCACGATTTGCAGCAAGACATCCAGCAGATGCTGAAGTCGGAATCCGTTGTGGCGACGGCGGGGCAATCGGTGCGCACGGCGCTTGCCAACGCCGACGAGGGAATCACGCAATTGGCTCACATGTTGGGCCAGATGGAATCGCCCGTGGAAACCGAACCGGCCAAAAAGCCGGCCGCGGGTCTGCAAACACCGCTGGACTGCGTCGTTTGCATCGCCGGTGCGAAGAATCGTCGCGAATCGGCCGAGCGGGTCGTACAACGGCTTGCATCGGAGTACTCCGGATGCCATGTCCGCATCGCCTTTGGCCAGCGAAGCATGACGAAGCTGTACGACCATCGATTGGGCTGGCTCAGCCCTTCGAATCGTTTGCGCCAGTCGATGGAACCGTTGTTTCAGGAAGGCATCGAAAAGGAACAGAATCAATCCCACGGCCGGACCCTGCGTATCGACGGCGTTTGGGTGATCAATCTGTCGGAGATCGGCGGCAAACGGCACTGTTTTCTGTGGATCCAGCCTCAGGCGGGAACCAAGACCGAGCCGGCCAGTTCGTCCTTGGTTTGGATGGGACGATCGTCGCGTGCGTTGGCGACGGCGCTTTGGCGTCAACCGCGTGTCGCGATGCCATCGAGTGCATCGGTGTTGGGGCGACGCCCCGTTTTGGCCGGTTTTCTGGCCATGTTGGTGGTTTCGCTGTTGGCGTTTTGGCCGGTCGCCTATCCGATACGTTGCACCGCGGTGATCAAGCCCCAAGGACAGCGAATGATCGCCAGTCCGTTCGAAGCAACCTTGTTGAAAAGCCACGTTTTGCCCGGCGACCGTGTGCAGGCCGGCCAATGCTTGTTGGAACTGGACGGTCGCCCGTTGCAACTGGAATTGGAATCGATCGCCGCGGAAAGCCAACGAGCGGAGAAGGCGGAAAACGTCGCCTTGGCGTCCGGTGACATCGCGGCGGCTCAACAGGCGGCTTTGGAACAGCGACAGCTTTCACGACGTCGCGATCTGTTGCAGGACCGATTAAGCCGTCTGCAGATTTGCAGCCCGATGGACGCTGTGGTGATCAGTGGCGACCTAAGCCAGTACGTCGGCGCACCTTTGAAAATGGGCCAGTCGCTGTTGGAAATCGCACCGCCAGGCGACATGCGTGTGGAGGTCCAGATCCCGGAGTTCGAAATCGGCATGGTAACGCCGGAGGCGGACACCCACATTCGTTTTCCCGCACTGGGCGGCAAGTCCTATGACGATGGCTTGGGCCAGATCTATCCGGCGGCCGAAATTCGTGACGACCAGAACGTCTTTCTTGCCCACGTCACGATTCCCAACGACAGCGACGATTTGCGACCCGGGATGAAGGGGCTGGCCAGAATCTCCGGCCCGACCCGTCCGCGGATCTGGTCGTATGTTCGTGGGATCTGGGAAAAATCGCTGTGGTGGATGGGGTACTGA
- the argJ gene encoding bifunctional glutamate N-acetyltransferase/amino-acid acetyltransferase ArgJ — MTEPLPHCQAAETLADDQLPAGFRFGSTACGIKPSGRPDLSVILADRDAVAAGVYTRNQVVAAPVTWCRGLTPTDRFRAVVTNSGNANACTGPQGEQDTAQMAAEVAQRIDCEDRQVLVMSTGVIGHTLPMDKVVTGIDAAVAGADHSASAFRDVATAFCTTDQYTKMHCTTAKLSAGTVKIAAIAKGAGMIQPDMATLLSVVVTDAALPIAAAQKAIADAAAASLNRISVDGHMSTNDTLLLLARNEGTVCSDAEDLSVLTDGIAEALIDLGKMIVADGEGATHVLCLQVDGASDDASADVIARAVGNSPLVKTAIKGNDPNWGRIVSAAGYAGPKIDVAKTSLSIDGVAIYESGAPVSFDAATLSGSMKSASDVHIHLTVGDGPGQSRFWASDLTEAYVSFNSEYTT, encoded by the coding sequence GTGACTGAACCGCTGCCCCACTGCCAGGCTGCTGAAACGCTGGCCGACGATCAATTGCCCGCCGGATTTCGATTCGGATCGACCGCTTGCGGGATCAAGCCCAGTGGGCGTCCCGATTTGTCAGTGATCCTTGCCGACCGTGATGCGGTGGCCGCGGGGGTGTACACGCGCAACCAAGTCGTCGCCGCACCCGTGACGTGGTGCCGTGGGCTGACGCCCACCGATCGCTTTCGTGCCGTGGTGACCAACAGTGGAAACGCGAACGCTTGCACGGGCCCACAGGGCGAACAAGACACGGCCCAAATGGCGGCGGAAGTCGCCCAGCGGATCGATTGCGAGGACCGACAAGTCTTGGTGATGAGCACCGGTGTGATCGGACACACATTGCCGATGGACAAAGTCGTCACGGGGATCGATGCCGCCGTTGCCGGTGCGGATCATTCGGCATCCGCGTTTCGTGATGTCGCCACGGCGTTCTGCACGACGGATCAATACACCAAGATGCACTGCACCACGGCCAAGCTTTCGGCGGGGACGGTCAAGATCGCTGCGATCGCCAAGGGTGCCGGGATGATCCAACCCGACATGGCGACGTTGTTATCGGTCGTGGTCACCGACGCCGCGCTGCCCATCGCTGCGGCACAGAAAGCCATCGCCGACGCGGCAGCGGCCAGTCTGAATCGAATCAGCGTGGACGGCCACATGAGCACGAACGACACGCTGTTGTTGTTGGCACGAAACGAAGGCACCGTGTGCAGCGATGCGGAGGATCTGTCCGTGCTGACCGACGGGATCGCCGAAGCCCTGATCGACTTGGGCAAAATGATCGTGGCCGATGGCGAAGGCGCCACGCATGTGCTGTGCCTGCAAGTCGACGGGGCGTCCGATGATGCGTCGGCCGACGTGATCGCACGAGCCGTCGGAAACAGCCCGCTGGTCAAAACTGCCATCAAAGGAAACGATCCGAATTGGGGTCGCATCGTTTCGGCCGCGGGCTACGCGGGACCCAAAATCGACGTCGCCAAGACCAGTCTTTCGATCGACGGCGTGGCGATCTATGAATCCGGCGCACCGGTTTCGTTCGACGCGGCGACGTTGAGCGGTTCGATGAAATCCGCCAGCGACGTGCACATCCATCTGACCGTCGGCGACGGACCGGGGCAGAGTCGGTTCTGGGCCAGCGATTTGACGGAAGCTTACGTCAGCTTCAACAGCGAATACACGACGTAG
- a CDS encoding ABC transporter permease subunit, protein MIDRVLVGKYVRQSMLLWASCALALFAFAWVRVWVVGMIDMGQFQSVLDLFKDFERFAPIEFSALATHTGRVGMTFDEPIVILCTVIWCVSRGSDVVSGELGRGTLEMVLSQPISRVRLMLSHALVSVVGLALLCLLLWLGIGIGVQLSSVKETLPPQTVTIPWIEVEVPLGGGQPVVETLPMHQRVDVGDFAASVFNLFAFGFFLLGLATMFSSLDRYRWRTIGAVMAIYIVQLVLLGLGKAAEPLNWLQNVTFFSCYKPQPLLALVTDGDRWAPWSLTTSMPDAVMPPLMYPLILLAGGAAFYAVALWRFHTRDLPAPL, encoded by the coding sequence ATGATCGATCGCGTCTTGGTCGGCAAGTACGTTCGCCAATCCATGTTGTTGTGGGCTTCATGCGCCTTGGCCTTGTTCGCGTTTGCCTGGGTCCGCGTCTGGGTCGTCGGCATGATCGACATGGGCCAGTTTCAATCGGTGTTGGATCTGTTCAAGGACTTTGAACGCTTCGCACCAATCGAATTCAGTGCGCTGGCCACGCACACCGGACGGGTGGGCATGACGTTCGATGAACCAATCGTGATTTTGTGCACGGTGATTTGGTGCGTCTCTCGAGGCAGCGACGTCGTCAGTGGTGAATTGGGCCGCGGGACTTTGGAAATGGTGCTGTCCCAACCCATCAGCCGCGTCCGGTTGATGTTGTCCCACGCATTGGTCAGCGTCGTCGGTTTGGCGTTGTTGTGTTTGTTGTTGTGGTTGGGGATCGGGATCGGCGTTCAGTTGTCATCGGTCAAGGAAACCTTGCCGCCCCAGACGGTGACGATCCCGTGGATCGAAGTCGAAGTGCCGTTGGGCGGCGGCCAACCGGTTGTGGAAACGTTGCCGATGCACCAGCGTGTGGATGTGGGCGATTTTGCCGCGTCCGTTTTCAACCTGTTTGCTTTCGGCTTTTTTCTGTTGGGCTTGGCGACGATGTTCAGCAGTCTGGACCGCTATCGTTGGCGGACGATCGGCGCGGTGATGGCGATCTACATTGTCCAGTTGGTGCTGTTGGGGCTGGGAAAAGCCGCCGAGCCGCTGAACTGGCTTCAGAACGTCACGTTCTTCTCGTGCTACAAACCACAGCCTTTGTTGGCTCTGGTGACCGACGGTGATCGGTGGGCGCCGTGGAGTCTGACGACGTCGATGCCCGACGCGGTAATGCCACCGCTGATGTACCCGTTGATCCTGCTGGCCGGCGGGGCGGCCTTCTACGCCGTGGCGTTGTGGCGATTTCACACACGGGATTTGCCGGCCCCGCTTTAG